In Drosophila busckii strain San Diego stock center, stock number 13000-0081.31 chromosome 3R, ASM1175060v1, whole genome shotgun sequence, the sequence TACTCTTCTTTATTCTGGGTGTGTCCCTCCTGGAATATGTTGTGGCTGATACTAAAGTCAGGCTAACAGAATGCATTCTCATGTTCTTggtgtatttcatttatttggcAGTGAATTTCGCCGATGTATATCTTATGCGTGCAGCGTTGCGGTGTAAGTATAAGAAATTAACTTTGGCATGTGACAAGCAAAATTAAGCCTGCACCTAGCTGGTTAATACCATTTCTTAACAACCCTTATCGCTTGTTATTGTAGCTATAAGCCGGACAATTGGCAAGCTACGGCGTTTACCAAAGACACCAGAGCTAGACGCGGAACTGGCAAAGTTACGTAAGAAATATAATTACTATGCTGAGGACGAAAACTTTGAAATAATACACAAGCCGGGTGACCAGTTTTTCAGTTCACAGGATATTGGAAAGAGTCGATTCACATTTGTAACAAGGAAAACAGGTGTCCGTCGATATACCGTCGACATAGATGGCAATCGAAATGTTTTTCATAATTCCAGAGTACCTAAGAATCATCGTCTGTGCAGAGAATTCATTGAAGCCATTAATCCCATCGATTCGTACAGTTGGGGCCGGGCTAGCCTTCTTACCCGCATTTATTACTTGGCCAAGATGCCCATTACTGTTATCTGTGTGCTTTATATACCTTTAGTCGACTACGAGCTGGACAAACACGGCTGGACCAAGCTGCTCAATTGCATGCATATCTTTTTAAATCCGGCAATAACGCTCATCGTTGGCcaagcatttattttcagaGACAAAACAACTCTTTGGTACAAAAAGATTCTTGTAACCTATCATTATGGCCTATACTCTTGCCTAATAACTGTCCCGCTAGCAATTCTCGTATTCTTCCACTCTAGCACCAATGTGCCTCCAAAATATCACTGGTTGTTTACCATTATGAATTTATCCGGTTCAATGTGCCTGATCTTTGAGACTTCCAGCGAAGTGACTGTAATTCTGGGCGTTGTTGGCAATATACTGGATATACCAACTGATTTTATGGGCGTGACTGTTACCACAATAGCTAGTGGAATGAATGATTTGGTAGCAAATGTTGCTATGGCTTTGCAGGGCTATGAAAAAATGGCATATGCTGCCTGCATTGGCAGTCCGTTCTTCAAGGTGATGCTCTCTCAAGCTGTCATGTTCACCGCGATCCACGTTCAAGGAATAGTtgagaagaaaaacaaatatggaAATTATGGGGATAATAcgtacatatttttaattttgggACTCTGTCTCACATTGCTTTGGGGCTCAGTGTTGAATTTCGAAGCTCGTCGCTCAGTCGGCATTTTCTCCATGGCGCTCtacgtaatatttttaatatttgtcatATTCATTCAATTGGGCTTTATACACTCATATAGCAACGATCCATTTATTTTAGATACTTTTGACATAGACcgcaaagaaaatatataaataataagtgtACAAataatcaattcaattcaaggaATATAACTATGACCGTCAATCCATTTCAATAATCTTGTGAAAAGACGCTTTAAAACGTTAGTGAATGTTCCTTACTGAACCCACGAGATACTACAGCACATAAGTACTACTATCGCTTTTGAAGATTTTTAGCTGCGGGCTCCAGTTGACATAGAGCTGACAACGTTAAAAAGTTCCGCAAggattctaaaaaaaaaatgataattgAGTGAATGTTGTCCAAATAACTGATTGCATACTTTCCACTCTGCATtataactcaattaaaataatgctgcatactttttggcAAGCTTCCAAAGTTTTCTTAAGCCTAATTGGTTTTTCAGTTAAATtggtttattaatattgtgaATACGAATACATCGAAAGGCTTAAGCAAACTTGTCTGGTAGCttggcaataaaattgcatttgtgtttGGTCAAAAGAACTTTGCAAAAATGCGGTCAGCCGACtgaaaatcattaaaaaaaaaaatgacaacaTAAGACTAAGAAGTATTTAATTACAACATCTATGTCACTTGATAATATAAAGATAATGACAATTAAGTGAAACAGAAGAAAATCTGCGCCGTTTGAGCTCATCTCTTGCTTGAGACACATAATGTTAACCATTTGCGCCAGATTTCAAAGCCTTGGCACTAAGCTTACGGTTTTTGATCTGAAAGCGTGTCTTATAGCCATTCTTGTCTGCAGTGTACATGGTAATGGTTTCTATATCAGTCTTGTCATCCACCGAGGAATATGTGCCCATGACAACCAGCTGCTCATCAGCTGTGCCTGGATTCATAACAACGCCAATTTCCTCACGTTTGCTGCCATTGGGCTCATCGATCCTGTTATATGTGCAAGCAtcaataattgtaaattataagtttgtttttgtgcttacATAAAGCGGTAGCCCTCCTTGTTGGGCACATGAGAATAATATTCCGAAATTATTGAAGGCAGAAAGTTATCTAATAAGCCAGCagagctgctggctgccagGGCAGCCACCAGTGCAGCAAGAAGCAGCTGAGgatttgaaaattgtaaagGAGTAACTAAGTATTTTAGAATACATCTTGGAATTGCCTTGCTTACCAATTTAGCAGCTTTCATGTTGATACTAGCTCTACAACTCAATTGATACTGAGCTGCTGTTTCGCTAACTTAGATGCAAACTAAACTTAGACGCTGTCGCTAAGACATGTGtcacatatgtatacatttttaatgtaaaaCCGGTCTAACCTAAAATcttaaagccataaaaaatgcacaatCTGTAATTGCAAAGAAGCATTTcttaaatttgcatgcagtgTATAAACAGACGTGGGCGTGAAATTATATACTTTGTTTGTAAAATGCCACTTGATTCATCCGAACTAAGTAACTTATGTGCGCCGCTTTGACAGTCGTGTACTTAATAGCTATGTAATtgactataaatatattcaaaccGGTCAGCAATGTAGAATTTATGCTAAGTTGTTAAGAAGACTCGCCGTAGCTTGTGGCTAATAGATAATAATTTTTCTTGCATACTTCTAGGCAACAGCAGTGCGCTGACCCTAGAAGCTGCGCACGCCTATGGAGAATTAAATGAGCCATTCTAAGCATTAGTTTGAATAAat encodes:
- the LOC108604295 gene encoding mitochondrial sodium/calcium exchanger protein-like isoform X2, encoding MADEYEPNAMDREFDSFFHKVSCFVVTGFPYEDRCAFVLNASNCIAGTNFVPYMKIMSCDLGCKNKFQELAFISLLLLFCVELLIFLGVVINQYYSPALKMLSRLCHLNEHLAGITFLAIVVANTLSLALFVTIFTGGLLCYMTPFKMNKHATVRDILFFILGVSLLEYVVADTKVRLTECILMFLVYFIYLAVNFADVYLMRAALRSISRTIGKLRRLPKTPELDAELAKLRKKYNYYAEDENFEIIHKPGDQFFSSQDIGKSRFTFVTRKTGVRRYTVDIDGNRNVFHNSRVPKNHRLCREFIEAINPIDSYSWGRASLLTRIYYLAKMPITVICVLYIPLVDYELDKHGWTKLLNCMHIFLNPAITLIVGQAFIFRDKTTLWYKKILVTYHYGLYSCLITVPLAILVFFHSSTNVPPKYHWLFTIMNLSGSMCLIFETSSEVTVILGVVGNILDIPTDFMGVTVTTIASGMNDLVANVAMALQGYEKMAYAACIGSPFFKVMLSQAVMFTAIHVQGIVEKKNKYGNYGDNTYIFLILGLCLTLLWGSVLNFEARRSVGIFSMALYVIFLIFVIFIQLGFIHSYSNDPFILDTFDIDRKENI
- the LOC108604297 gene encoding uncharacterized protein LOC108604297 — its product is MKAAKLLLLAALVAALAASSSAGLLDNFLPSIISEYYSHVPNKEGYRFMIDEPNGSKREEIGVVMNPGTADEQLVVMGTYSSVDDKTDIETITMYTADKNGYKTRFQIKNRKLSAKALKSGANG
- the LOC108604295 gene encoding mitochondrial sodium/calcium exchanger protein-like isoform X1, which codes for MADEYEPNAMDREFDSFFHKVSCFVVTGFPYEDRCAFVLNASNCIAGTNFVPYMKIMSCDLGCKNKFQELAFISLLLLFCVELLIFLGVVINQYYSPALKMLSRLCHLNEHLAGITFLAIGNSTPDMFSNLSAINDETPVVANTLSLALFVTIFTGGLLCYMTPFKMNKHATVRDILFFILGVSLLEYVVADTKVRLTECILMFLVYFIYLAVNFADVYLMRAALRSISRTIGKLRRLPKTPELDAELAKLRKKYNYYAEDENFEIIHKPGDQFFSSQDIGKSRFTFVTRKTGVRRYTVDIDGNRNVFHNSRVPKNHRLCREFIEAINPIDSYSWGRASLLTRIYYLAKMPITVICVLYIPLVDYELDKHGWTKLLNCMHIFLNPAITLIVGQAFIFRDKTTLWYKKILVTYHYGLYSCLITVPLAILVFFHSSTNVPPKYHWLFTIMNLSGSMCLIFETSSEVTVILGVVGNILDIPTDFMGVTVTTIASGMNDLVANVAMALQGYEKMAYAACIGSPFFKVMLSQAVMFTAIHVQGIVEKKNKYGNYGDNTYIFLILGLCLTLLWGSVLNFEARRSVGIFSMALYVIFLIFVIFIQLGFIHSYSNDPFILDTFDIDRKENI